One Fusarium poae strain DAOMC 252244 chromosome 4, whole genome shotgun sequence DNA window includes the following coding sequences:
- a CDS encoding hypothetical protein (CAZy:GH31), whose amino-acid sequence MGWAEETKLRDPYIFIKSDDFFQGIDSGSTQLNRPRAITFNQNDQLLSNGNQNPACTHGRIFRFDDDSLLLIQFMRPKVWQIRFDPSNRSGEDFTDFNTRTIVKDTLSGPGGLIQTLDGLENIDWNVELVEDTQYIIFQSVLNPNTPNHQVQLQIWVQRDPFQITVVRVLQSNPPAEKLPELQSVNSTSAQQLQLPHVKGAQAAIIWKTRPRGLQYTERATVLSIEKSVTADFMGFGEQGGKDLFKKKTYMNYFNFDNMRYQNVYGKGPLDDREPLYHSEPFWIEVDSHPGYRSQVSTFIDNYSHICVDVGVKDSGVIRVATRFNSFRAIMVAADCMQDLITSYTSIVGKPRLKPRYVLGYHQACYGYDSQEAVLESVAEYRKCGFPIDGMHIDVDMQEDYRTFTIDKRDKHFPDPVQMFKTLREQGVKCSTNITPYINSVPSDTYATLNDGLKDGRFIKDDRDVDPSAPNVWDQRYVGWSVGNQIFLNPNTQKPPYFEPDTSKFEDNFNTQKPFHGGVFYGWGNGHPGHYPNLNNKDVRMWWGKQYQYLFECGLDFVWQDMTGPCIAEEYGDMKGLPFRLNLDSDGWCQDSTNTTRKKAIEIWSLYSYNLHKATYHGLNNIHALSSALKWRENRRNFIIGRGSFVGSHRFAGLWTGDNASTWEFLDISVAQVLALGMSGITISGQDVGGFEFVDAERDFANPELLIRWYSAYSLLPWFRNHYTKRRDWIDGPRQGTMRKDGKLFQEPYAYQKYYEENSSRFQGREAMIYRAVLPVCRYLIRLRYSLMQLMYDAMFENMVTGLPIARAMVITDDIDRSLFSADNQTFTRSQYMVRNDLLVAPALIPESKRRTRKLYLPYPDKWYTMNLRPDEDLGAALLEPANGGSRIEYDCRISDQDSQLPYVTPMYIREGAIIPKIKVRDYIPDPSLPAQDANSITLHVYPGKDNTYIMYLDDGISRDSAPVVGPGLNVSDEKAANKYCQVDISQTTKSYNEQTGIKFIRNVTIKSPFNGFGDLTSIIGTEYTIALWHAPSVDIGTAQVDSSNSDVTSTTDTNSRVTVVKMPIAQAHTKEGVSIQMTYAEVN is encoded by the exons ATGGGTTGGGCAGAGGAAACCAAACTTCGTGACCCATACATTTTTATCAAGTCAGATGACTTTTTCCAGGGAATTGATTCGGGTTCTACCCAATTGAACCGACCTCGCGCCATCACCTTTAATCAAAATGACCAACTTCTGAGTAACGGAAATCAGAACCCCGCTTGTACCCACGGTCGCATTTTTCGATTCGACGATGATTCTCTTCTTCTGATTCAGTTTATGAGACCCAAGGTTTGGCAAATCCGTTTCGATCCTAGTAATCGAAGCGGTGAAGACTTTACCGACTTCAATAC GCGAACCATCGTCAAGGACACTCTGAGTGGCCCTGGTGGTCTCATCCAGACCCTGGATGGTCTGGAAAACATTGATTGGAATGTTGAACTTGTTGAAGACACGCAGTACATCATCTTCCAATCCGTACTCAACCCCAACACTCCCAACCATCAGGTCCAACTTCAGATATGGGTACAGCGAGATCCTTTCCAAATCACCGTCGTCCGCGTCCTCCAAAGTAACCCTCCTGCCGAGAAGCTCCCAGAGCTACAGAGCGTCAATTCTACGAGCGCCCAACAGCTCCAGCTTCCTCACGTCAAGGGCGCACAGGCTGCCATCATTTGGAAGACCCGACCCAGAGGACTGCAGTATACAGAGCGAGCTACGGTTCTGTCAATCGAAAAGTCTGTCACGGCGGACTTTATGGGTTTTGGTGAGCAGGGTGGGAAGGACCTTTTCAAGAAAAAGACGTACATGAACTACTTCA ACTTTGACAATATGAGGTACCAGAACGTCTATGGCAAAGGACCTCTGGATGACCGCGAACCTCTATATCACTCAGAGCCATTCTGGATCGAGGTTGACTCCCACCCTGGATATCGATCACAAGTCTCCACCTTCATTGACAACTACTCCCACATCTGTGTCGATGTAGGTGTCAAGGATTCAGGTGTCATTCGTGTCGCGACTCGCTTCAACAGCTTCCGCGCTATCATGGTCGCTGCAGACTGCATGCAGGACCTCATCACGTCCTACACGTCTATCGTCGGAAAACCGCGTCTTAAACCCCGATACGTCCTCGGTTACCACCAGGCCTGTTATGGTTACGACAGTCAGGAAGCTGTCCTCGAGTCAGTCGCTGAGTATCGCAAGTGCGGCTTCCCAATTGATGGCATGCACATTGATGTAGACATGCAGGAAGATTACCGTACCTTTACCATCGACAAGCGTGACAAGCATTTCCCTGATCCTGTCCAAATGTTCAAGACTCTGAGAGAACAGGGTGTCAAGTGCAGCACCAATATCACTCCATACATTAATTCTGTTCCCAGCGACACCTATGCAACTCTCAATGACGGTTTGAAGGATGGACGGTTCATCAAGGATGACCGTGACGTTGATCCTTCGGCTCCCAACGTGTGGGATCAGCGCTATGTAGGATGGTCCGTCGGGAACCAGATCTTCCTCAATCCCAATACGCAGAAGCCTCCATACTTTGAGCCAGATACATCAAAGTTCGAAGACAACTTCAACACTCAGAAGCCTTTCCATGGTGGTGTTTTCTATGGCTGGGGGAATGGTCATCCTGGTCACTATCCCAACTTGAATAACAAGGACGTTCGGATGTGGTGGGGCAAGCAGTATCAGTATCTCTTTGAATGTGGACTTGATTTTGTTTGGCAAGATATGACTGGACCTTGTATCGCTGAAGAGTACGGCGATATGAAGGG TCTTCCATTTCGTCTCAACCTTGACTCGGATGGCTGGTGTCAAGACTCCACCAATACCACCCGTAAAAAAGCCATCGAGATCTGGTCCCTATACAGCTACAATTTGCATAAAGCAACGTACCACGGGTTGAACAACATCCATGCACTCAGTTCAGCTCTGAAGTGGCGTGAAAACAGACGAAACTTCATCATTGGCCGTGGAAGTTTCGTCGGCAGTCATCGTTTTGCAGGTCTATGGACAGGCGACAATGCCTCTACATGGGAATTCCTCGATATCTCAGTCGCACAGGTTCTCGCTCTGGGAATGTCAGGTATAACCATCTCGGGCCAGGATGTAGGTGGGTTCGAGTTTGTTGATGCTGAACGCGACTTTGCGAACCCAGAGTTACTTATCCGTTGGTACTCTGCCTACTCTCTTCTTCCGTGGTTCAGAAACCACTACACCAAGAGACGTGATTGGATTGATGGTCCCAGACAGGGAACGATGAGGAAAGACGGAAAACTGTTCCAGGAACCTTATGCCTACCAGAAATACTATGAGGAGAACAGCTCGAGGTTTCAGGGACGGGAAGCTATGATCTATCGAGCTGTGCTTCCGGTCTGCCGTTACCTGATTAGACTGAGGTACAGTTTGATGCAGCTGATGTATGATGCTATGTTTGAGAACATGGTTACTGGACTTCCGATCGCAAGAGCCATG GTTATTACCGACGACATTGACCGAAGTCTTTTCAGCGCGGAT AACCAAACATTCACTCGCAGCCAGTACATGGTTCGAAACGATCTCCTTGTCGCACCAGCCTTGATTCCCGAGTCCAAGCGTCGCACCCGCAAGTTGTACCTCCCCTACCCGGACAAGTGGTACACTATGAACCTACGACCTGACGAGGACCTGGGAGCTGCTCTTCTTGAACCTGCCAACGGTGGTAGTAGAATCGAATATGATTGCCGCATCAGCGACCAGGATTCTCAGTTACCCTACGTTACGCCGATGTATATCCGCGAGGGTGCTATCATTCCCAAGATCAAAGTCCGAGATTACATTCCAGATCCATCGCTTCCTGCGCAAGACGCCAATTCGATTACACTGCATGTTTATCCTGGAAAGGACAAC ACTTACATCATGTACCTTGATGACGGTATTTCGCGAGATAGTGCTCCCGTCGTAGGTCCTGGTCTCAACGTCAGCGATGAGAAAGCAGCCAATAAATACTGTCAAGTCGACATCTCCCAG ACCACTAAATCGTACAATGAACAAACTGGGATTAAGTTCATTCGCAATGTCACCATCAAGTCGCCTTTCAATGGGTTTGGTGATCTTACCTCCATTATCGGAACGGAGTACACTATTGCTCTTTGGCATGCACCCTCAGTCGACATTGGCACTGCGCAGGTTGACTCGTCCAACAGCGACGTTACCTCCACCACTGACACCAACTCTCGAGTtaccgtggtcaagatgcctATTGCTCAAGCGCATACCAAGGAAGGTGTGAGTATTCAGATGACTTACGCTGAGGTCAATTAA
- a CDS encoding hypothetical protein (SECRETED:SignalP(1-19)), whose amino-acid sequence MKLVLLVIALVSLLGVADAAKAMIETTKVKPGNYTYRYYDTKGHVHPLGEFYNGCRHPDYDWVYQVCVDLKRKRARLQYADGGRRCFKQVTRSKSVECGGGARCTTNFFIDAGCNF is encoded by the coding sequence ATGAAGCTCGTTCTTCTCGTCATCGCTCTCGTCTCCCTCCTTGGCGTTGCCGACGCCGCCAAGGCAATGATTGAGACCACAAAGGTCAAGCCCGGCAACTACACATATCGATACTATGACACCAAGGGGCATGTCCACCCCCTTGGCGAGTTCTACAATGGATGCAGACACCCCGACTATGACTGGGTGTATCAGGTTTGCGTCGACCTGAAGCGCAAGAGGGCTCGTCTGCAGTACGCAGACGGTGGAAGACGCTGCTTCAAACAAGTGACGAGAAGCAAATCCGTCGAATGCGGAGGAGGTGCCCGTTGCACCACTAATTTCTTCATTGATGCTGGGTGCAATTTCTAA
- a CDS encoding hypothetical protein (SECRETED:SignalP(1-31)), translating into MNGFTAQTIHFATMKFDLAIALVSVLSVAEAATPKIVVSLSSMGIGSSTYYDTGGKAHGLGGWTDGCKGTSYDWISQVCIDLPRKRAHIKYPTGIKRCFRTSSTKTTPCGSNNVVCTKTTMTESGCNWR; encoded by the exons ATGAATGGCTTCACGGCGCAAA CTATTCACTTCG CCACAATGAAGTTCGATCTCGCCATCGCTCTCGTCTCCGTCCTCAGCGTCGCTGAAGCTGCCACGCCCAAGATCGTGGTCAGTTTGAGCAGCATGGGAATCGGCTCTTCCACTTACTATGACACTGGAGGCAAGGCTCACGGTCTTGGTGGCTGGACCGACGGGTGCAAGGGTACCAGTTACGACTGGATTTCGCAGGTTTGCATCGATCTGCCCAGGAAGAGGGCACACATCAAGTACCCGACCGGCATAAAACGCTGCTTCAGAACGTCCAGCACGAAGACTACCCCTTGCGGTAGCAATAATGTCGTTTGCACCAAGACTACAATGACTGAGTCTGGATGTAACTGGAGGTGA